A section of the Saccharomyces paradoxus strain CBS432 chromosome XII sequence genome encodes:
- the STT4 gene encoding 1-phosphatidylinositol 4-kinase STT4 (Phosphatidylinositol-4-kinase~similar to YLR305C), whose product MRFTRGLKASSSLRAKAIGRLAKLSTGALNDQNNNGTTLDLITHTLPIFYSTNTSKIYTIPLTLSEWEVLTSLCTAIPTTLDLVETMLKEIITPYFLETPRQRISDVLSSKFKLKQMRNPIELLTFQLTKFMIQACEQYPVLYETIGDIISIYFERVLKVFTIKQSGLLSLVGFINAFIRFPNSSELTKFTWKKLAKLVLHGSFLNEVDKILNSSATFTNDSIVQYYDAGNELSGAYLLELISRLQVSLISHLLRTSNVIANLSEFLLSQQYQFYKFDQEPADVNDDTKCIDEFFFNVRSNKQFFTDMCKLSLQFCSESHILDLSTDNRARFSFDTRAYYLQTLCLIPFIEDTESELFESFTNVVSESIDKFFLSDVVTPSLTKAIVASASLLNFFTEKLSLTLIRMFPLLVASPHITTETVNDVAKIFTTGLYPLNEDAIVSTIYSMNNLLAVSEDGSPVPVLRERQLTITSGKNIERDYFPPRNSSSSLNGTGALFGNTTVGQLCSHDVNSGTTMTYHASLISNCVAATTTIASYYNTQSITALTISILTQKVNSMSKEFDSVILDSLARLAPNTSSTEFSLLLKFFKSRTVFATKINDSTLLKDIIKAKCVISKELLAGHFSSDLYFMYLHDLLDSIIASGEVERLEHHRPQTEISRVADQIATYLEPLAALLPVPGDTPLDINKDEVTTNKFRNAWFNFVIHGYHLGGPIVKQNFSSLLTIAYNSPPLASEFPANNKELSLEMNTILRRGSSNENIKQQKQQITEYFNTNIVQYRTTSSSKIMFLAAAALLETIRCEAGDCSKTLLYFSDPSILSGSIEKCIAVLSVSMIRKYARLIQKGNDAIFNSKMIAQQLNNLLLCLCHREPTLQDAAFHACEIFIRSIPSSLCHHLSLYTLLDMLTALFDSILDSEAHKFEPRYEFKLKHSQTTILVPSSSSWRTATLSRLHKSAKEWVRIVLNRSNQDTKILLQSYISDLGEYSRLNSVEFGVSFAMDMAGLILPADKELSRLTYYGPEKPNTISGFISLHSWRSKYLFDTAITSSPEDIKRQIGISTQNIRKNLTLGNKIITKDVTDFLDMATALLILGNGAPASLIYDIVHIPFEVFTSASLKIATNVWLTIITEKPEVAHLLLVEVCYCWMRSIDDNIGLYSRDHDIKGEEYQKMEYSPYDKAGINRDAKNASQAMQPHLHVIKFFASHFEGTLFQSDSLLKIFTKCVLYGIKNLYKASLHPFARMIRHELLLFATLVLNASYKQGSKYMGRLSQEITNGALSWFKRPVAWPFGSNELKIKADLSVTRDLFLQLNKLSSLMSRHCGKDYKILNYFLASEIQQIQTWLTPTEKIEGADSNELTGDIVEATFAKDPILAINLLQRCYSKKGEDVLVGLVAKHALMCVGSPNALDLFIKGSHLSSKKDIHATLYWTPVSPLKSINLFLPEWQGNSFILQFSIYSLESQDVNLSFFYVPQIVQCLRYDKTGYVERLILDTAKISVLFSHQIIWNMLANCYKDDEGIQEDEIKPTLDRIRERMVSSFSQTHRDFYEREFEFFDEVTGISGKLKPYIKKSKAEKKHKIDEEMSKIEVKPDVYLPSNPDGVVIDIDRKSGKPLQSHAKAPFMATFKIKKEVQDPLTGKSREVEKWQAAIFKVGDDCRQDVLALQLISLFRTIWSSIGLDVYVFPYRVTATAPGCGVIDVLPNSVSRDMLGREAVNGLYEYFTSKFGNESTIEFQNARNNFVKSLAGYSVISYLLQFKDRHNGNIMYDDQGHCLHIDFGFIFDIVPGGIKFEAVPFKLTKEMVKVMGGSPQTPAYLDFEELCIKAYLAARPHVEAIIECVSPMLGSGLPCFKGHKTIKNLRARFQPQKTDHEAALYMKALIRKSYESIFTKGYDEFQRLTNGIPY is encoded by the coding sequence ATGAGATTTACCAGAGGATTGAAagcctcttcttctttaagaGCAAAGGCTATTGGAAGATTAGCTAAACTTTCAACGGGTGCGTTAAATGAtcaaaacaacaatggcACAACATTAGATTTGATAACTCATACGCTGCCTATTTTTTACTCCACGAACACGTCAAAGATATATACTATACCACTTACATTGAGTGAATGGGAAGTACTAACTTCACTTTGTACCGCAATCCCTACTACACTCGATCTGGTTGAAACAATGCTTAAGGAAATAATTACGCCCTACTTTCTAGAAACTCCAAGACAAAGAATTTCAGACGTTCTGTCctcaaaattcaaattaaaGCAGATGAGAAATCCGATTGAATTGCTAACTTTCCAGTTGACCAAGTTTATGATTCAAGCTTGTGAACAGTATCCCGTTCTTTATGAAACTATAGGCGATAttatttcaatttatttCGAGCGCGTATTAAAGGTATTCACTATCAAGCAATCTGGCTTACTATCATTAGTGGGCTTTATTAATGCATTTATCCGGTTTCCCAACTCTTCAGAGCTCACCAAATTCACTTGGAAAAAGCTAGCGAAACTTGTGCTTCATGGATCATTTCTGAACGAAGTTGACAAAATTTTAAACTCCTCAGCAACTTTTACTAATGATTCAATTGTCCAGTATTACGATGCTGGAAATGAACTATCCGGTGCTTACCTATTGGAATTAATATCCCGCTTGCAAGTTTCGCTAATATCTCACCTTTTACGTACTTCAAATGTTATTGCTAACTTGAGTGAGTTCCTACTAAGTCAACAGTATCAATTTTACAAATTTGATCAAGAACCAGCTGATGTAAACGACGATACGAAGTgtattgatgaatttttttttaacgTAAGAAGCAACAAACAGTTTTTTACAGACATGTGTAAGCTTTCCCTGCAGTTTTGTTCCGAGTCTCATATTCTCGACTTATCTACAGACAACCGCGCaaggttttcttttgatacTCGAGCCTACTACTTACAAACACTATGTTTGATTCCGTTTATAGAAGATACAGAAAGCGAGCTTTTTGAGAGTTTTACAAACGTTGTTTCTGAAtctattgataaatttttcttatctGATGTCGTTACACCATCTTTGACAAAAGCGATTGTGGCTTCTGCCTCATtactaaatttttttacggAAAAATTGTCATTAACCCTGATTCGTATGTTTCCATTGCTGGTGGCGTCTCCGCATATTACTACCGAAACAGTTAATGACGTTGCAAAAATATTTACGACAGGGTTATACCCTCTAAATGAAGACGCAATAGTAAGTACAATTTATTCAATGAACAACTTATTAGCTGTTTCTGAGGACGGATCCCCCGTCCCGGTGCTTCGTGAACGCCAATTAACAATAACGtctggaaaaaatattgagaGAGACTACTTTCCCCCAAGAAATTCATCCTCTAGTCTGAATGGTACTGGTGCTCTGTTTGGAAACACAACCGTGGGTCAACTTTGCTCCCATGATGTTAATAGTGGAACTACTATGACATACCATGCCTCTTTGATTTCTAATTGTGTAGCTGCAACAACTACAATCGCCTCATATTATAACACTCAAAGCATAACAGCTTTGACTATCTCTATTCTTACGCAAAAAGTTAATTCTATGTCAAAGGAATTCGATAGTGTTATTTTGGATTCTTTGGCAAGGCTGGCCCCAAATACTTCATCGACAGAATTTTCACTTTTGCTAAAATTCTTCAAGTCAAGAACTGTTTTCGCAACCAAAATTAATGACAGTACCTTATTGAAGGATATCATTAAAGCGAAGTGTGTAATATCAAAGGAATTGTTGGCCGGGCATTTTTCAAGCGATTTATATTTCATGTACCTCCATGATCTATTAGACTCGATTATTGCCAGTGGGGAAGTAGAACGATTGGAACATCATAGACCTCAAACGGAGATTTCTCGTGTTGCTGATCAAATTGCTACCTACCTAGAGCCCCTTGCCGCTCTACTACCTGTTCCAGGCGACACTCCCTTGGACATCAATAAGGACGAAGTCACTACAAACAAGTTTAGGAACGCTTGGTTTAATTTTGTCATTCATGGGTACCATCTAGGCGGACCCATTGTCAAACaaaacttttcttccttattAACTATTGCCTATAACTCACCACCTCTAGCTTCTGAATTCCCTGCTAATAACAAGGAGCTTTCATTGGAGATGAATACAATTTTGCGTAGGGGTTCCTctaatgaaaatatcaaacaacaaaaacaacagATAACTGAATATTTCAATACGAATATCGTTCAGTACAGGACAACTTCATCGTCTAAAATCATGTTCTTAGCTGCCGCTGCTCTTTTAGAAACAATAAGATGCGAGGCAGGTGATTGCTCGAAGACTCTATTGTATTTCTCAGATCCCTCCATTCTCTCCggttcaattgaaaaatgtataGCAGTCTTATCGGTTTCCATGATTAGAAAATATGCTAGGTTGATTCAAAAGGGTAACGATGCCATATTCAACTCCAAAATGATTGCTCAACAACTTAACAACTTGCTACTCTGTCTTTGTCATAGGGAACCGACCTTGCAGGATGCCGCTTTTCATGCTTGCGAAATATTTATCAGATCCATTCCATCGTCGTTATGTCATCATTTGTCTCTATACACTTTGTTGGATATGCTAACAGCCCTATTTGACAGTATCTTAGACTCAGAGGCACATAAATTTGAGCCACGGTATGAATTTAAGTTGAAACATTCTCAGACAACGATATTGGTTCCAAGTTCATCGTCCTGGCGTACTGCGACATTATCGAGATTGCATAAGTCGGCTAAGGAATGGGTAAGAATAGTACTGAATAGAAGCAACCAGGATACTAAGATTTTGTTGCAATCATACATATCAGACCTCGGTGAGTACAGTAGATTGAATTCTGTTGAATTTGGTGTCTCATTTGCCATGGATATGGCTGGTTTGATTCTGCCTGCAGATAAGGAACTATCAAGACTTACTTACTATGGCCCAGAGAAACCAAATACAATATCTGGATTTATATCTTTACACTCTTGGAGGTCAAAATATCTTTTCGATACTGCTATAACATCATCACCAGAGGATATCAAAAGGCAAATTGGTATTTCCACTCAAAAcataagaaaaaacttAACTTTAGGGAATAAAATTATAACTAAAGACGTAActgattttcttgatatgGCCACTGCTTTGTTGATTCTTGGCAATGGTGCTCCAGCGTCATTAATATATGATATTGTACATATCCCATTCGAAGTCTTCACCTCTGCGTCTTTAAAGATTGCTACAAACGTATGGTTAACAATCATAACTGAGAAGCCCGAAGTTGCGCATCTACTTTTAGTTGAGGTATGTTATTGTTGGATGCGCTCCATTGATGATAATATTGGTCTTTATTCTCGCGATCATGACATAAAGGGTgaagaatatcaaaaaatggaatattCTCCTTACGACAAAGCTGGCATCAACAGAGATGCAAAAAATGCATCTCAAGCTATGCAACCGCATCTTCatgtcatcaaattttttgcttccCATTTCGAAGGAACGTTATTTCAAAGTGACTCTTtactaaaaattttcacGAAATGCGTGCTCTACGgtatcaaaaatttgtataAGGCTTCACTACATCCGTTCGCAAGAATGATTCGTCACGAATTATTGTTGTTCGCAACGCTCGTACTAAACGCAAGTTATAAACAAGGATCCAAGTATATGGGCCGTTTGTCCCAAGAAATTACAAACGGCGCCCTAAGTTGGTTTAAAAGACCAGTGGCTTGGCCATTTGGTTCAAATGAGCTGAAAATCAAAGCAGATTTATCCGTTACTAGGGATCTTTTCCTTCAGCTGAACAAATTAAGCTCGCTAATGTCACGCCATTGTGGGAAAGATTACAAGATTTTAAACTATTTCTTGGCAAGCGAAATCCAACAAATCCAAACATGGCTTACTCCTACTGAGAAGATTGAAGGAGCCGACAGCAACGAGCTTACAGGCGATATCGTTGAAGCTACCTTTGCAAAAGATCCGATATTGGCAATAAATCTTTTGCAACGATGTTATAGCAAAAAAGGAGAGGATGTCCTAGTGGGTTTAGTTGCAAAACATGCTTTAATGTGTGTGGGATCCCCAAATGCCCTTGACTTATTCATAAAAGGAAGCCACTTAAGCAGTAAGAAAGACATACACGCAACCTTATATTGGACACCAGTAAGCCCGTTAAAATCTATCAATCTTTTCCTTCCCGAGTGGCAAGGtaattcttttattttacaaTTCAGCATTTATTCTTTAGAATCGCAGGATGTAAATTTGTCATTCTTCTATGTTCCTCAAATTGTACAATGTTTGAGGTACGACAAAACCGGATATGTCGAGAGATTAATTTTGGATACTGCAAAAATTAGTGTGTTATTTTCTCATCAAATAATTTGGAATATGCTTGCGAACTGTTACAAGGATGATGAAGGCAtacaagaagatgaaatcaAACCAACTCTAGATCGTATTAGGGAGCGTATGGTTTCAAGTTTCAGCCAAACTCATCGCGACTTCTACGAACgtgaatttgaatttttcgaTGAAGTAACTGGCATATCTGGTAAACTTAAACCAtatatcaagaaaagtaaggccgaaaagaaacataaGATTGATGAGGAAATGAGCAAAATTGAGGTAAAACCTGACGTTTATTTACCCTCTAATCCTGATGGTGTAgttattgatattgatcGGAAGAGTGGTAAGCCACTTCAATCTCACGCAAAGGCTCCTTTTATGGCGACCtttaaaataaagaagGAGGTACAAGATCCTTTGACCGGGAAAAGCAGggaagttgaaaaatggcAAGCAGCTATCTTCAAGGTCGGTGATGACTGCAGACAAGATGTTCTGGCGCTGCAACTGATCTCTCTGTTTAGAACCATATGGTCCAGTATTGGCTTGGATGTCTACGTTTTTCCTTACAGAGTCACTGCAACGGCGCCCGGTTGTGGTGTCATCGATGTGTTACCCAACTCGGTATCCCGAGATATGTTAGGACGTGAAGCTGTTAATGGATTATACGAATATTTCACAAGTAAATTTGGTAATGAATCTActattgaatttcaaaacgCTCGAAACAACTTTGTCAAATCCTTAGCGGGGTATAGCGTAATTTCGTATTTGCTTCAATTCAAGGATAGACATAATGGGAACATTATGTATGATGATCAGGGACACTGTCTACACATCGATTTTGggtttatttttgatattgtcCCAGGTGGCATCAAGTTTGAAGCAGTACCATTCAAGCTGACCAAGGAAATGGTTAAAGTGATGGGAGGTTCACCTCAAACTCCAGCATACCtggattttgaagaacttTGTATCAAAGCATATCTAGCCGCTCGTCCGCACGTGGAAGCCATCATCGAATGTGTTAGCCCTATGCTGGGAAGCGGTCTTCCTTGCTTTAAGGGCCACAAGACCATTAAAAACCTAAGAGCAAGATTTCAACCCCAAAAAACTGACCATGAAGCTGCGCTATATATGAAGGCACTAATTCGTAAGAGTTACGAAAGTATTTTCACTAAGGGTTATGACGAATTCCAAAGACTCACCAATGGCATTCCATACTGA